A genomic stretch from Euwallacea fornicatus isolate EFF26 chromosome 10, ASM4011564v1, whole genome shotgun sequence includes:
- the LOC136341620 gene encoding dual specificity protein phosphatase 23-like, which yields MTPDTCSGKHEAPWNFSWIVPGCLAGSSCPHTIANLQFNRKEGISHLITLSPEYKPPETDFPGLTWHYIPTNEFEAPTMEDMKKFIEICKICIEKKEAIAIHCRAGRGRTGTMAAVYLVHFHDMSPDSAISKVRMLRPGSVETYEQEKAVAAYRDYLRSAANKI from the exons ATGACTCCCGATACTTGTAGTGGCAAACACGAGGCCCCTTGGAATTTTTCCTGGATAGTGCCAGGCTGCTTGGCAGGCAGTTCCTGTCCGCACACAATAGCAAATTTACAGTTCAATAGAAAAGAAG GTATTAGTCACTTAATAACCTTATCACCTGAATATAAACCACCAGAGACGGATTTTCCTGGATTAACTTGGCACTACATTCCCACGAATGAGTTCGAGGCTCCAACGATGGAAGATATGAAAAAGTTCAtagaaatatgtaaaatttgtaTTGAGAAGAAAGAG GCTATTGCCATACACTGTAGAGCCGGTCGAGGTAGAACAGGCACAATGGCAGCAGTTTATCTAGTACATTTCCACGACATGTCTCCTGATTCGGCCATTTCGAAAGTTCGCATGTTGAGGCCCGGATCGGTCGAAACGTACGAACAGGAAAAAGCAGTAGCAGCGTATAGGGATTATTTGCGATCTGCtgccaataaaatttaa